One Cervus elaphus chromosome 28, mCerEla1.1, whole genome shotgun sequence DNA segment encodes these proteins:
- the LOC122685492 gene encoding peptidyl-prolyl cis-trans isomerase A-like, protein MVNPTVNPTLFFNIAVLGEPLGLISFKLLADKVPNAAENFPALSTGEKVFGYRISWFHRIIPGFMCQGGDFTCQNDTGGKSIYRKKSDDKNSIPKHTGPDILSMVNTGPNTNGSQFFICNAKTEWLDGKHVVFGKMKEGMNIVESVECFGSSNDKTNKKIIADCGQI, encoded by the coding sequence ATGGTCAACCCCACAGTCAACCCCACCTTGTTCTTCAACATCGCTGTCCTTGGTGAGCCCTTGGGCCTCATCTCCTTCAAACTGCTTGCAGACAAAGTTCCAAACGCAGCAGAAAATTTTCCTGCTCTGAGCACTGGGGAGAAAGTATTTGGTTATAGAATTTCCTGGTTTCACAGAATAATTCCAGGATTTATGTGCCAGGGTGGTGACTTCACATGCCAAAATGACACCGGTGGCAAGTCCATCTATAGAAAGAAATCTGATGATAAGAATTCCATCCCGAAGCATACAGGTCCTGACATTTTGTCCATGGTAAACACTGGCCCCAACACAAATGGTTCCCAGTTTTTCATCTGCAATGCCAAGactgaatggttggatggcaagcATGTGGTGTTTGGCAAGATGAAAGAGGGCATGAATATTGTGGAATCTGTGGAGTGCTTTGGGTCCAGTAATGACAAGACCAACAAGAAGATCATTGCTGACTGTGGACAAATCTGA